From a single Carassius auratus strain Wakin chromosome 38, ASM336829v1, whole genome shotgun sequence genomic region:
- the LOC113057291 gene encoding uncharacterized protein LOC113057291: MKCTTSRTRKMLYLLFAFLLTTAHGNNSSCSSSKFTYEQIDQQLQDLKNCLEMLSITWTTYQNANIFNQLQTLSEIIQRQQNEELRRLLPANCSSPAVPEDGGLLCISVKHKAYCKPMCNAGYDFTFLRRSRLFEECSSATKDKWTTQFIGGNRLAICDKSHTAVSGAPSAYFPVGQDCQKLKSDEQLTRNITDIFTSELVKAGITLSTESSGLLCG, from the exons ATGAAATGTACAACGAGCAGAACACGGAAGATGCTTTACTTACTCTTTG CATTTCTATTGACAACAGCTCATGGAAATAATTCTTCCTGTTCTTCCTCTAAATTTACTTATGAGCAGATTGACCAACAGCTTCAG GATTTGAAAAATTGCCTTGAAATGCTATCTATTACATGGACAACATaccaaaatgcaaacatttttaacCAACTACAAACACTGAGTGAAATCATCCAGAGGCAACAAAATGAAG AGTTACGAAGGTTACTGCCAGCAAACTGTTCATCTCCAGCTGTGCCAGAGGATGGAGGCCTGCTGTGTATATCTGTGAAGCACAAGGCCTACTGTAAACCTATGTGCAATGCG GGttatgatttcacttttttaagaaGATCAAGGCTGTTTGAGGAATGCAGTTCTGCCACAAAAGACAAGTGGACAACACAGTTTATTGGTGGCAACAGGCTGGCTATATGCGACA AGTCCCACACTGCAGTGTCAGGAGCCCCCTCTGCATACTTCCCTGTGGGCCAGGACTGTCAGAAACTAAAGAGTGATGAACAACTAACGAGGAACATCACAGATATCTTTACATCAGAGTTGGTTAAGGCAGGCATTACACTATCAACAGAGTCTTCCGGCCTTCTCTGTGGCTAA